Proteins encoded within one genomic window of Pedobacter africanus:
- a CDS encoding FecR family protein translates to MDNFDRAYLQELAYKWKNKQLTEAEQQYLAHWEASQLDNLLVLPNDAATPEAIKKRMLNKLLNELAAENTPAKKTIQLWPRIIGAAAAVAAITFGVWFYTANNTARHLDDRRDLLSYANDIAPGGNRATLTSNGKSINLSGAKTGVVVGDDIKYTDGSAVGSLSPMGRDGEAREGEFKTLTTPKGGTYSIILQDGTKVWLNADSKLEFLSNYRNKLQRIVKLTGEAYFEVAPAYTTIKGTRARQRFIVQSKGQRVEVLGTHFNISAYNAEVIKTTLLEGSVRIEGKLMLKPGQQSEISLDRRVTVKQVDVNEAIAWKNNEFMFENQPIEEVMKMVERWYNVTVIYQGDKPADKFGGVVSRFDKISKVLSVLESTGRVHFKVEDRKVYVSK, encoded by the coding sequence ATGGATAACTTTGATAGGGCATATTTACAGGAGCTTGCTTACAAGTGGAAAAACAAGCAGCTAACCGAGGCAGAGCAGCAATACCTGGCACATTGGGAAGCCAGCCAGCTGGATAATTTGCTGGTATTGCCAAATGATGCTGCAACGCCGGAAGCCATTAAAAAACGCATGCTGAACAAGCTGCTTAATGAACTTGCAGCAGAGAATACACCAGCCAAAAAAACAATTCAACTCTGGCCGCGCATTATTGGCGCAGCGGCTGCGGTAGCAGCAATTACTTTTGGCGTTTGGTTTTATACTGCCAATAACACCGCCCGTCATCTCGACGACAGGAGAGATCTCTTAAGTTATGCTAATGACATCGCACCCGGTGGCAACCGCGCTACTTTAACCAGCAATGGAAAGTCCATAAACTTAAGCGGTGCTAAAACCGGGGTAGTTGTGGGCGATGATATCAAATACACCGATGGCAGTGCGGTGGGTTCTCTCTCACCTATGGGGAGAGATGGCGAAGCCAGAGAGGGGGAATTTAAAACCCTTACCACTCCAAAAGGCGGAACTTACTCCATAATTTTGCAGGATGGTACAAAAGTTTGGTTAAACGCTGATAGTAAATTGGAGTTTTTATCAAATTACAGGAATAAACTCCAAAGAATTGTAAAACTTACAGGGGAGGCTTATTTTGAAGTAGCACCCGCTTACACAACCATAAAAGGCACCAGGGCCAGGCAGCGTTTTATAGTACAGAGCAAAGGCCAGCGGGTAGAGGTGCTGGGTACTCATTTTAACATCAGTGCTTATAATGCTGAGGTTATAAAGACAACACTGCTGGAAGGATCGGTTAGAATTGAGGGGAAATTGATGTTAAAGCCGGGCCAGCAGTCTGAAATATCATTGGATAGGCGGGTAACCGTAAAGCAGGTAGATGTAAATGAAGCCATAGCCTGGAAAAACAACGAATTTATGTTCGAAAACCAGCCTATAGAAGAAGTAATGAAAATGGTAGAGCGCTGGTACAACGTAACGGTAATTTACCAGGGTGATAAACCTGCAGATAAATTTGGGGGCGTGGTGTCACGTTTTGATAAAATATCAAAAGTGCTGAGTGTGTTGGAATCAACAGGCAGGGTGCATTTTAAAGTAGAAGACCGTAAAGTATATGTAAGTAAATAA
- a CDS encoding RNA polymerase sigma factor, with amino-acid sequence MAAYSTYTDSELVELIKTDNQHAFTEIYNRFWDKLLAVALNRLENLEEAEECVHDVFLKLWRLRRKLELKYSLSTYLAAAIRYRSYDVMAGQYRKQRQATQDLAGVDADIADADLADAHLLEQELMDMIAQSVQQLPDKCRVVYQMSREQGLSNKQIAAELNVSEKAVEAHLSRAFKGIRSNLALAGPIALWLIGQ; translated from the coding sequence ATGGCTGCTTACAGCACATATACTGATTCTGAACTGGTTGAGCTCATCAAAACAGACAACCAGCATGCTTTTACCGAAATCTATAACCGGTTTTGGGACAAGCTGCTGGCAGTGGCGTTAAACCGGCTCGAAAACCTGGAAGAGGCCGAAGAATGTGTGCATGATGTTTTCTTAAAGTTGTGGCGGCTAAGGCGAAAGCTGGAGCTTAAATATAGTTTAAGCACCTACCTGGCTGCGGCCATCCGCTACCGCAGTTACGATGTAATGGCTGGGCAATACCGTAAGCAAAGGCAGGCCACGCAAGACCTGGCCGGTGTAGATGCTGATATTGCAGATGCCGACCTGGCCGATGCGCACCTGCTGGAACAGGAATTAATGGATATGATAGCACAATCTGTACAGCAATTGCCCGATAAATGCCGGGTGGTATACCAAATGAGCAGGGAGCAGGGGCTAAGCAACAAACAGATTGCCGCAGAACTGAACGTTTCTGAAAAAGCTGTAGAAGCCCACCTTTCCAGGGCCTTTAAAGGCATAAGAAGCAACCTGGCCCTGGCGGGGCCAATTGCACTATGGCTGATAGGACAATAA
- a CDS encoding Rpn family recombination-promoting nuclease/putative transposase, translating into MTTTTSRYIDPLTDYGFKRLFGSEPDKDIMIDFLNALFEGEKVIADISYSPTEYSGEDAKEKKVLFDLTCTGADGEKFIIEMQRADQEFFRDRCVFYMSRLISGQLPKGTSNWDVPLKEVYLIGIMEFQFNNINSNYLHNIALMNKETGKVFYKGMGYKFLELPNFDKKKHELVTHLDKWFYLLKNLSRLDKIPDFLDKRVFQKVFKIAEMSKMTKEERELYHSDVKAKSDWNAGIRYAEKKAEEKGRLQEKLEMARKMLADGEPIAKIVKYTELSAEEIKKL; encoded by the coding sequence ATGACAACAACAACCAGCCGCTATATCGACCCCTTAACAGACTATGGTTTTAAACGCCTGTTTGGCAGTGAGCCAGACAAAGACATCATGATTGATTTTTTAAACGCCCTGTTTGAGGGCGAAAAAGTCATAGCCGACATTAGCTACAGCCCTACGGAATACAGTGGCGAAGATGCAAAAGAGAAAAAGGTGCTTTTTGATTTAACTTGTACCGGTGCCGATGGCGAGAAATTTATAATCGAAATGCAGCGTGCCGATCAGGAGTTTTTTAGGGACAGGTGTGTATTTTACATGTCCCGGCTTATCAGTGGACAGCTGCCAAAAGGCACATCTAACTGGGATGTTCCGCTTAAAGAAGTTTACCTGATCGGCATTATGGAGTTCCAGTTTAATAACATTAACAGCAATTACCTGCACAACATTGCATTGATGAACAAAGAAACCGGTAAGGTTTTTTACAAAGGAATGGGCTATAAGTTCTTAGAATTGCCTAATTTTGATAAAAAGAAACACGAACTGGTAACACATCTGGACAAATGGTTTTACCTTTTAAAGAACCTGAGCCGTCTGGATAAGATCCCTGATTTTCTGGACAAAAGAGTGTTCCAGAAAGTATTTAAAATTGCGGAAATGAGTAAGATGACTAAAGAAGAACGTGAATTGTACCACTCAGATGTGAAAGCAAAATCTGACTGGAATGCCGGTATTCGTTACGCAGAGAAAAAGGCAGAGGAAAAGGGCAGACTTCAAGAGAAATTGGAAATGGCCCGTAAAATGCTTGCTGATGGTGAGCCAATAGCGAAGATTGTTAAATATACTGAGCTTTCTGCCGAAGAAATAAAAAAGCTATAA
- a CDS encoding TlpA disulfide reductase family protein — protein MMKTTKMTWAGLAFALFLPVLGFAQQVFTLSGKIGRLNAPAKIYISYYLYEKQKMVKDTVTLKDGNFSYRGIQLKQPLSVEMVLSPEGKSLSALMNSSYAIDETLDHMDKLVMYVDNGANRISSADLLANAVIAPSKLELERRLFETFVKTEKQQMDSLNTAWKLSKDVQVLNGLYAAEAAYSKQCVLFAKRNPAKFYALVALNSVFSGADKRSRRIEDAKLQRDALLVKEAYGQLAPALKTKTLAESVKYSLTEVLEKKKANVKAVNFVQHTADGKAVSLNDYRGKYVFVDFWASWCGPCRAENPNVLKAYKLYKGAGLEVLGVSFDDKKEAWLKAVEEDAMPWTQISALKGFENEAAKIYKIQGIPSSLLINPEGEIIAYDLRGLNLEKKLAEVFKK, from the coding sequence ATGATGAAAACCACAAAAATGACGTGGGCAGGCCTTGCTTTTGCCTTATTTTTACCTGTACTGGGCTTTGCCCAGCAGGTGTTTACCCTATCGGGCAAAATAGGCAGGCTTAATGCGCCGGCCAAAATATATATCAGTTATTACCTGTATGAAAAACAAAAAATGGTAAAGGATACCGTTACACTGAAAGACGGTAACTTTAGCTACAGGGGAATCCAGCTGAAACAGCCTTTAAGTGTAGAAATGGTGCTGAGCCCTGAGGGCAAAAGCCTTTCGGCCCTGATGAACAGCTCTTATGCTATTGATGAAACGCTGGACCATATGGACAAGCTGGTCATGTATGTAGACAATGGCGCCAACCGGATCAGTTCAGCTGATTTGCTGGCCAATGCAGTGATAGCACCTTCAAAACTTGAATTGGAAAGAAGGTTGTTCGAAACCTTTGTAAAAACGGAAAAACAACAAATGGACAGTTTGAATACCGCATGGAAACTTTCTAAAGATGTGCAGGTGTTAAACGGGCTTTATGCAGCCGAAGCCGCCTATTCCAAACAATGTGTGTTGTTTGCCAAAAGAAACCCGGCAAAGTTTTATGCCCTGGTAGCCCTGAACAGTGTGTTTTCTGGTGCCGACAAAAGGTCTAGAAGAATAGAAGATGCAAAGCTGCAGCGGGACGCGCTACTGGTAAAAGAGGCTTATGGCCAGCTTGCGCCGGCCCTGAAAACAAAAACGCTGGCCGAATCTGTTAAATATAGCTTAACCGAAGTGCTGGAAAAAAAGAAAGCCAATGTAAAGGCCGTAAATTTTGTACAGCATACTGCCGATGGCAAGGCGGTAAGCTTAAATGACTACCGCGGAAAATATGTGTTTGTTGACTTCTGGGCTTCCTGGTGCGGCCCCTGCCGGGCAGAGAACCCCAATGTACTGAAGGCCTATAAGTTGTACAAAGGTGCTGGCCTGGAGGTATTGGGCGTATCGTTTGATGATAAAAAAGAAGCCTGGTTAAAGGCAGTTGAAGAGGATGCCATGCCCTGGACGCAGATCAGTGCGCTTAAGGGTTTTGAAAATGAAGCAGCAAAAATTTATAAGATACAGGGAATCCCTTCAAGTTTGCTGATCAACCCCGAAGGGGAGATCATTGCCTACGATTTAAGGGGCCTGAACCTGGAAAAGAAACTGGCCGAAGTTTTTAAAAAATAA
- a CDS encoding RagB/SusD family nutrient uptake outer membrane protein: MKLLKYIILLAIPLLLATSCKKFLDVKPKGVIIAETLSDFEGLLNATAVVNPFGLNNLIIYPTDDLSDPSFSLQSQSSPKGNAYFWYEYINNTSVRPDLWADVYRQIANLNVVTEGVLNATDGTEQQRRQLYAEAVVAKVYNYQHLISFFAPAYGKTTAGADFGVPYVTSTDVSDAVPERPVLQAQYDRLLADLLTAVPELPESNVNNTRVTRYVAYGLLSRLYMSMMDYENALKYADLALGNGKAAILDYGQYAGAQLPATNSSPEELFVRYCNNTSFRYSDELLSKFDLNNDLRIRLLASRRTDGSYNYGSQQLYNPNRGITYAEIYLNKAECLARAGRINDALDIVNNVIRKKRFATDKYVALTAVNTEAAIRAVLDERRRELAFKGVRWIDMKRLDKEGRMPAVARMDKSGTAVLTSLSPGSAGYTFQIPLMVQSFNAGMPLNKK, from the coding sequence ATGAAACTTTTAAAATATATCATTCTGCTGGCCATTCCTTTACTGCTGGCCACCTCCTGTAAAAAATTTCTGGACGTAAAGCCCAAAGGGGTAATTATTGCCGAAACCCTGAGCGATTTTGAAGGTTTGCTGAATGCTACTGCTGTTGTAAACCCATTTGGGCTCAATAACCTGATCATTTACCCAACGGATGACCTGAGCGACCCTTCCTTTAGCCTGCAAAGCCAGTCATCGCCCAAAGGCAATGCCTACTTCTGGTACGAGTACATTAACAACACCAGCGTGAGGCCCGATTTGTGGGCCGATGTTTACCGGCAGATTGCCAATTTAAATGTGGTAACAGAAGGGGTGCTGAATGCTACCGATGGCACGGAGCAGCAGCGCAGGCAATTGTATGCCGAAGCTGTGGTAGCCAAGGTTTACAATTACCAGCACCTGATTTCATTTTTTGCGCCTGCTTATGGCAAAACCACTGCCGGGGCCGATTTTGGCGTGCCTTATGTAACCAGTACAGATGTGAGCGATGCAGTACCGGAAAGGCCGGTTTTACAGGCCCAGTATGATCGGTTACTGGCAGATCTGCTTACCGCAGTTCCGGAGCTTCCGGAAAGCAACGTAAACAATACACGGGTTACCAGGTATGTGGCTTATGGGCTGCTGAGCCGCTTGTATATGAGTATGATGGATTACGAAAATGCCTTAAAATATGCAGATCTGGCATTGGGCAACGGCAAAGCAGCTATACTGGACTATGGCCAGTATGCAGGTGCACAGCTGCCGGCTACCAATAGCAGCCCGGAAGAGCTTTTTGTAAGGTACTGCAACAATACATCGTTCCGGTATTCGGATGAATTGCTGAGCAAATTTGACCTGAACAACGATTTAAGGATAAGGCTGCTGGCCAGCAGGCGGACCGATGGCAGCTATAACTATGGCAGCCAGCAGCTGTATAACCCCAACAGGGGCATTACCTATGCAGAAATTTACTTAAACAAGGCCGAATGCCTGGCGCGTGCCGGGCGTATTAACGATGCGCTGGATATTGTAAACAACGTGATCCGTAAAAAGCGTTTTGCAACCGATAAATATGTTGCGCTTACAGCGGTAAATACCGAAGCGGCCATAAGGGCCGTGCTTGATGAACGCAGGCGGGAACTGGCCTTTAAAGGGGTACGCTGGATAGACATGAAACGGCTGGATAAAGAAGGCCGGATGCCTGCTGTTGCGCGGATGGATAAAAGCGGCACTGCAGTGTTAACCAGTTTAAGCCCGGGCAGTGCGGGTTATACTTTCCAGATCCCCTTAATGGTACAGAGTTTTAACGCGGGCATGCCTTTGAACAAAAAATAA
- a CDS encoding SusC/RagA family TonB-linked outer membrane protein, with product MYINFIRTFKGMPGCMPKILLAMRITTFLLFLTVMQVSATSFAQKITLSQKNATLNQVFKEIRRQTGYHIFWERDVLKKTAPIHAEFKDTPLEQVIGKCLEGSGLSYTIQDNTIVIQQKEKTLMERVMNFLRLLEVKGVVKDEEGKALPGATIKVKGTGKVVLSNHKGEFALNDVPENAVLVVTYLGYQEQEVAAGAAYLTINLKPAEQSLEQVSIISTGYQTLKKSQLTGAYATIDRSTYQQSVPAAGNITDNLEGRLAGLMLNVNQSRNAWADPNNTSPFTIRGISTFQAIKKPLIVLNGYPTEIDIEAINPYDIESVTVLKDAASAAIYGVRASNGVVVINTRKGVLGRAAVNFTTAFTYKPRPDYNKLNLLKGRDFIDFESAVARNDFEANGMSKDFIDMLNGTYTPVYSITDDLYNGKIIQQEADKLYNELAAYDNTADYKKLFLQNQLFQSYDLNVSGGGASATYFLGINRQDNKGLSRFSGFDKTSINYRGTFEFSKRLNLDVQTVYAVSTAKQSVIPDYFQLKPYQRFLDADGKALATYFAPFNEAYYGFGQSYGTISAARNQENMALGLYDEMYYPYQELFESGNTTKSSAYRIQGNLKFKLIEGLNLELGGVYEKEEQKITDLASEKAYQTRLMLNYFAKKDPLTGKPVFSMPQGGVKKNYDNDVTAYTLRAQLNYNKLLAGMHDLSLLGGIEQRKYTGANRLATVFGYNNNTLTVKPADLGLLGNGNYFPDYMNEIVSGLSGFAFDQTRFEEFFNETFSDDRFFSYYANGAYTYKQRYSVTGSLRIDQSNLFGTDPKFRYTPLWSAGLSWNLRNEDFMKAAGWIDELKLRLAAGYNGNIKKGSGPFNILSAAVNNYPQNPLIGYSILAPKNKALRWEKTLNLNAGIDFSVLGGRLSGAVDYYIKRGTDIFSDIESDPTRGYSNLLTNNASIENRGVDLNLSSVNIKQGKFSWKTQLTGSFNSSRVLKVRNTYRGFFNFTRAGGAENIEGHPMNSVLVLDYAGLNADGQPMVRDEQGNLVILSFSPQVDVPLSALKFAGVNDPKYALGFNNQFSLGSFSLSALLMYYGGHVALIAPPSIFSDRPLNGIQDFWRQPGDEAHTNIPGFGGAFGTPGYINTRTGYDKASQFVRKMDYLALRNVTLTYNLKNEISRRMGLQQTRLILQVQNPAKYVFSGNDIDPETLSYISGSRGLPVVPAFTFSLSTNF from the coding sequence ATGTATATAAATTTTATCAGAACCTTTAAGGGGATGCCAGGCTGCATGCCCAAAATTCTGCTGGCTATGCGAATAACTACCTTTTTATTGTTCCTTACTGTAATGCAGGTTAGTGCAACAAGTTTTGCGCAGAAAATTACTTTATCTCAAAAAAATGCCACACTTAACCAGGTTTTTAAGGAAATCCGCAGGCAAACGGGATACCATATTTTCTGGGAACGTGATGTGCTGAAAAAAACAGCGCCCATACATGCCGAATTTAAAGACACACCGCTGGAACAGGTAATTGGCAAATGCCTGGAAGGAAGCGGCCTGAGCTATACCATACAAGACAATACCATTGTAATACAGCAAAAGGAAAAGACGCTTATGGAGCGTGTAATGAACTTTTTAAGGCTATTGGAGGTAAAAGGAGTAGTTAAAGATGAAGAAGGGAAAGCCCTGCCCGGGGCCACCATAAAAGTAAAAGGCACAGGCAAAGTAGTGCTTTCCAACCATAAGGGCGAGTTTGCATTAAACGATGTGCCCGAAAACGCGGTACTTGTTGTTACTTACCTGGGCTATCAGGAGCAGGAAGTTGCGGCAGGGGCGGCTTACCTAACCATTAATTTAAAGCCTGCCGAACAAAGCCTGGAGCAGGTATCTATCATCTCTACCGGTTACCAGACCCTGAAAAAATCGCAGTTAACCGGCGCATACGCTACCATAGACCGAAGTACCTACCAGCAAAGCGTACCTGCTGCGGGCAACATTACCGATAACCTGGAAGGGCGTTTGGCCGGGCTTATGCTTAATGTTAACCAATCGCGCAATGCCTGGGCCGACCCTAACAACACCAGCCCTTTCACCATCAGGGGTATTTCTACCTTCCAGGCCATCAAAAAACCGCTCATAGTATTAAACGGCTACCCTACAGAGATTGATATTGAAGCCATTAACCCTTACGATATCGAATCGGTAACGGTACTAAAAGATGCGGCTTCGGCAGCAATTTATGGTGTCAGGGCTTCAAATGGTGTGGTGGTCATCAATACCCGGAAAGGCGTTTTAGGCCGTGCCGCAGTTAATTTTACTACGGCATTTACCTATAAGCCCCGGCCCGATTACAATAAGCTGAACCTGTTAAAAGGCCGGGATTTTATTGATTTTGAAAGTGCTGTAGCCAGAAACGATTTTGAGGCCAATGGCATGTCTAAAGATTTTATTGACATGCTTAATGGCACCTATACCCCTGTGTACAGCATTACCGACGATTTATACAATGGTAAAATTATCCAGCAGGAAGCCGATAAATTATACAATGAGCTGGCGGCTTACGACAATACCGCTGACTACAAAAAGCTGTTTCTTCAAAACCAGCTTTTTCAAAGCTATGACCTGAATGTAAGCGGGGGCGGGGCCAGCGCTACCTATTTTTTGGGCATCAACCGCCAGGACAATAAAGGGCTTTCCCGTTTTTCGGGTTTCGATAAAACCAGTATCAATTACCGGGGAACTTTTGAGTTCTCTAAGCGGCTGAACCTGGATGTGCAGACCGTGTATGCGGTATCTACCGCAAAACAGTCGGTTATACCCGACTATTTTCAGCTAAAACCTTACCAGCGGTTTTTAGATGCCGATGGCAAGGCGCTGGCCACCTATTTTGCACCTTTTAACGAGGCCTATTATGGTTTTGGGCAAAGCTACGGAACCATTAGTGCAGCGCGTAACCAGGAAAACATGGCCCTGGGGCTTTACGACGAAATGTATTACCCTTACCAGGAATTGTTCGAATCGGGTAACACAACAAAATCCAGTGCTTACCGTATACAGGGAAACCTGAAGTTTAAACTTATAGAGGGCCTGAACCTGGAACTGGGCGGGGTGTATGAAAAGGAAGAGCAGAAAATTACAGACCTGGCATCCGAAAAGGCTTACCAGACCCGCCTGATGCTCAATTATTTTGCGAAAAAAGACCCGCTTACCGGAAAACCGGTATTTAGCATGCCGCAGGGTGGTGTAAAAAAGAATTACGATAACGATGTTACGGCTTACACCTTGCGTGCCCAGCTAAACTACAATAAGTTGCTGGCCGGCATGCACGACCTTAGCTTGCTTGGGGGTATAGAACAAAGAAAATATACCGGTGCCAACAGGCTGGCCACTGTGTTTGGTTACAACAACAATACCCTTACCGTTAAACCTGCCGATCTGGGCCTGCTGGGCAATGGCAATTACTTTCCGGATTATATGAACGAAATTGTTTCCGGGCTAAGCGGCTTTGCATTTGATCAAACCCGCTTTGAGGAATTTTTTAACGAGACCTTTAGCGATGACCGGTTCTTTTCTTATTATGCCAACGGGGCCTATACCTATAAGCAGCGCTATAGTGTTACGGGCAGCCTCAGGATAGACCAGTCTAACCTTTTTGGTACCGACCCTAAATTCCGCTACACGCCATTATGGTCTGCAGGGCTTTCCTGGAACCTGCGGAACGAGGATTTTATGAAGGCTGCGGGCTGGATTGATGAGCTGAAGCTGAGGCTTGCTGCCGGTTACAACGGCAATATCAAAAAGGGCAGTGGGCCTTTTAATATCCTGTCGGCTGCGGTAAACAACTACCCTCAAAACCCTTTAATCGGTTACAGCATCCTTGCGCCAAAAAATAAGGCCCTGCGCTGGGAAAAGACACTTAACTTAAACGCTGGGATAGATTTTTCAGTGCTGGGCGGGCGGCTGTCCGGCGCGGTAGATTATTACATCAAAAGGGGAACAGATATTTTTTCAGATATTGAATCAGACCCTACCAGGGGCTATTCGAACCTGCTTACCAATAATGCATCAATTGAAAACCGGGGAGTTGATTTAAACCTGTCGAGTGTAAATATCAAACAAGGCAAGTTTTCATGGAAAACCCAGTTAACCGGTTCATTTAACAGCAGCAGGGTGCTAAAAGTGCGGAACACCTACCGCGGGTTCTTTAATTTCACCAGGGCCGGTGGGGCAGAGAACATTGAAGGCCATCCGATGAATTCGGTGCTGGTACTGGATTATGCAGGCTTAAATGCCGATGGGCAGCCCATGGTGCGCGATGAGCAGGGCAATCTGGTTATCCTGAGTTTTAGCCCGCAGGTAGATGTGCCTTTAAGTGCATTAAAGTTTGCGGGGGTTAACGACCCTAAATATGCATTGGGCTTTAACAACCAGTTTAGCCTGGGCAGCTTTAGCTTATCAGCGCTGCTGATGTATTACGGGGGCCATGTAGCACTGATTGCCCCGCCTTCTATTTTTAGTGACCGGCCTTTGAACGGGATCCAGGATTTCTGGAGGCAGCCGGGCGATGAAGCCCATACGAACATCCCTGGTTTTGGCGGCGCCTTTGGTACGCCGGGATACATCAATACGCGGACCGGATACGATAAGGCCAGCCAGTTTGTAAGAAAAATGGATTACCTGGCACTCAGAAACGTTACGCTGACCTATAACCTTAAAAACGAAATCAGCCGGAGAATGGGGCTGCAGCAAACCCGGCTGATCTTACAGGTGCAAAATCCGGCCAAATATGTGTTCAGCGGAAACGATATCGATCCTGAAACCCTGAGTTATATTTCGGGTAGCAGGGGCTTACCCGTGGTTCCGGCATTTACCTTTTCATTATCCACCAACTTTTAA
- a CDS encoding FecR family protein: MLNPAKKEFLELKDKYLDGTASADEIAILEGYYELFSPAPAVLDRLAGFGLDELEQKLKRRIDERIKAAETSTPARAARLWYRIAAAAAVLFCLTAALYFYVNRGAQYSAMQITAKNDLAPGKNTARLTLANGETLQLSAAKSGVVFDAAQIKYNDSTAVISSEARDLLNSTNKRSLPYDRDAAQLLTVSIPRGGTYQITLQDGTKVWLNADSKLEFLSDYKNKSQRIVKLAGEAYFEVASVFSTTRNGPGSERVPFIVESNGQQVEVLGTHFNVSAYNGEAIKTTLLEGSVSVSHNLSSRGNEGSVTLKPNQQSLVTTNQPITVTTVDPSQAIAWKAGLFMFEDESLEQIMLKIARWYNVSVRFSNTELKHKVFNGSFSRFSNISKALQKIELTKAARFDLTDKLITVYPY; encoded by the coding sequence ATGTTGAACCCGGCAAAAAAAGAATTTCTTGAACTTAAAGATAAATATCTTGATGGTACCGCATCAGCAGATGAGATAGCGATACTTGAGGGTTACTACGAATTGTTTTCGCCTGCACCTGCGGTGCTGGACCGCTTAGCTGGCTTTGGCCTGGATGAACTGGAACAGAAATTAAAGCGAAGGATTGATGAACGCATCAAAGCAGCCGAAACCAGTACCCCTGCCCGGGCAGCCAGGTTATGGTACCGTATTGCCGCTGCAGCTGCGGTGTTATTTTGTTTAACGGCAGCATTGTATTTCTATGTGAACCGGGGGGCGCAATACAGTGCCATGCAGATTACAGCTAAAAATGACCTGGCCCCGGGAAAAAATACCGCCAGGCTTACCTTGGCCAACGGAGAAACCCTGCAATTGAGCGCTGCCAAAAGCGGGGTAGTCTTTGATGCTGCCCAAATTAAATACAACGATAGCACTGCCGTCATCTCGAGCGAAGCGAGAGATCTCTTGAATAGCACAAACAAGAGGTCCCTCCCATATGACCGAGATGCCGCACAGCTACTCACTGTAAGTATCCCGCGGGGCGGCACCTACCAAATTACCCTACAGGATGGTACTAAAGTTTGGTTGAATGCTGACAGTAAGCTGGAGTTTTTATCCGATTACAAAAACAAAAGCCAAAGAATTGTGAAGTTGGCAGGAGAGGCCTATTTTGAGGTAGCCAGCGTGTTCTCTACGACCAGGAACGGCCCTGGATCGGAACGGGTTCCTTTTATTGTTGAAAGCAACGGGCAGCAGGTAGAAGTATTAGGTACACATTTTAACGTGAGTGCGTACAATGGCGAAGCCATTAAAACTACCCTGCTCGAAGGTAGCGTAAGCGTATCTCATAACTTGTCATCCCGGGGAAATGAGGGATCTGTTACCCTCAAACCCAACCAGCAATCCCTTGTTACTACTAACCAGCCTATAACCGTAACAACTGTAGACCCCAGCCAGGCCATTGCCTGGAAAGCGGGGCTTTTTATGTTTGAAGACGAAAGCCTGGAACAGATTATGCTAAAAATTGCCCGCTGGTATAACGTAAGTGTGCGTTTTAGTAATACAGAGCTGAAACACAAAGTGTTTAACGGCAGTTTTTCGCGTTTTTCAAACATTTCAAAAGCATTGCAAAAAATAGAACTGACAAAGGCGGCCAGGTTTGACCTTACCGACAAGCTAATTACTGTATATCCATATTAA
- a CDS encoding RNA polymerase sigma factor encodes MVSYVSHADTVLADLICTGDVAAFDETYKRYWKKLYNEAYKRLRNAELCEEVIQDVFADLWLKRKQKEILHLFPYLLTAVRYQVFMLYKKGKAMPVFEEPLEHMAEETLQADSLFQEKELKAAIEAWLTLQPEKRSVIFRMRFMQELSTREISEILGISQKTVQNQLLTATSSLRAALGKIVTVSAILMAMKQH; translated from the coding sequence ATGGTTTCTTATGTTTCACATGCCGATACAGTACTTGCTGATCTGATTTGTACAGGCGATGTAGCGGCATTTGACGAAACTTATAAACGCTACTGGAAAAAATTATACAATGAAGCTTACAAGCGCCTGCGAAATGCGGAACTTTGCGAAGAGGTGATCCAGGATGTTTTTGCAGACCTTTGGCTAAAACGCAAACAAAAGGAAATCCTGCATCTTTTTCCTTACCTGCTTACTGCAGTACGGTACCAGGTGTTTATGCTGTATAAAAAAGGCAAGGCCATGCCTGTTTTTGAGGAGCCGCTGGAACATATGGCAGAAGAAACATTGCAGGCCGATTCTCTTTTTCAGGAAAAAGAGCTGAAAGCAGCTATTGAGGCCTGGCTTACCTTGCAGCCCGAAAAACGCAGCGTAATATTCAGGATGCGCTTTATGCAGGAGCTGAGCACACGCGAGATCAGCGAAATACTGGGCATCTCTCAAAAAACCGTGCAAAACCAGTTGCTTACCGCTACATCAAGCCTTCGCGCAGCATTGGGCAAAATTGTAACGGTTTCTGCTATTTTAATGGCCATGAAACAACATTGA